The following coding sequences are from one Methanosarcina sp. WWM596 window:
- a CDS encoding ISAzo13 family transposase: MPGIIRSLGYTIWAIVAENPIISIDVKKKFIGNFYRDGKRYCTQAITVYDHDFNTFSDGIVIPHGIYDLKRNEGYITLGTSKDTSEFCCDCIKYWWENYGKENYHQASSILVLADGGGSNSSRHYIFKEDLQKLSNEIGIEIRMAHYPPYTSKYNPIEHRLFCHVTNACKGTVFSSIDVVKSLVGKTSTSTGLKVFSTIKNKVYATGRKVRENFKENMKIVFDDYLGKWN; this comes from the coding sequence ATTCCTGGGATAATTCGTAGTTTAGGCTATACTATTTGGGCCATTGTAGCCGAGAATCCGATTATCAGTATAGATGTGAAAAAAAAATTCATAGGAAATTTCTACCGTGATGGAAAAAGATATTGTACCCAGGCAATAACGGTATATGACCATGACTTCAATACATTTTCAGATGGTATTGTAATTCCACATGGCATATACGACTTGAAACGTAACGAAGGATACATCACCTTGGGAACCAGTAAGGATACGAGCGAATTTTGTTGTGACTGCATTAAATACTGGTGGGAAAACTACGGTAAGGAAAATTACCACCAGGCAAGTAGCATTTTAGTCTTGGCAGATGGCGGTGGAAGCAACTCAAGCAGGCATTATATTTTCAAGGAAGATCTGCAAAAGCTATCAAATGAAATTGGGATTGAAATCAGAATGGCTCATTATCCACCATATACTTCGAAATACAATCCAATAGAACACAGGTTATTTTGCCATGTTACGAATGCATGCAAAGGTACTGTTTTCAGCAGTATTGATGTGGTAAAAAGCCTTGTTGGTAAGACTTCGACATCCACAGGACTCAAAGTGTTTTCGACTATCAAAAATAAAGTTTATGCCACGGGAAGAAAAGTACGTGAAAACTTCAAGGAAAACATGAAAATTGTATTTGATGATTACTTGGGGAAATGGAATTAA
- a CDS encoding aldolase, giving the protein MAFFLYISHKMWQEMAKYGRKLVEHGLVESNFGNISVRIGDQMLITRSGTALDEISGDNVVEVEIQDTSSLDIIASSETVVHREIYRQTSALAIIHAHCPYAVVESLLAGPGGVIVPVDSEGQYFLGDIPVVGGGIGSRELAENLAAGLSKHKGAVVYSHGTFAIGRTLGEAYIVTTQLEHSCRIKYLYELAAVKK; this is encoded by the coding sequence ATGGCATTCTTCCTCTATATCTCACATAAGATGTGGCAGGAAATGGCAAAATACGGGCGCAAGCTGGTAGAACACGGACTTGTGGAATCAAATTTTGGAAACATCAGTGTCAGAATCGGGGATCAGATGCTTATTACCCGGAGCGGAACTGCTCTTGACGAGATCAGCGGCGATAATGTTGTTGAGGTCGAAATTCAGGATACGTCTTCTCTTGACATAATTGCGTCTTCCGAGACGGTAGTGCACCGGGAGATCTACAGGCAGACCTCAGCCCTTGCAATAATTCATGCCCACTGCCCCTATGCAGTAGTAGAATCCCTGCTTGCAGGCCCCGGAGGGGTGATCGTTCCTGTAGATAGTGAAGGGCAGTACTTCCTTGGGGATATCCCGGTGGTAGGCGGCGGGATCGGGAGCCGGGAACTTGCCGAAAACCTGGCAGCCGGTCTTTCGAAACATAAGGGTGCGGTTGTTTACAGCCATGGGACTTTTGCCATTGGAAGAACCCTGGGGGAAGCGTATATTGTGACCACTCAGCTTGAGCACTCCTGCAGAATAAAGTACCTGTATGAGCTTGCAGCCGTAAAAAAGTGA
- a CDS encoding CDP-alcohol phosphatidyltransferase family protein, whose amino-acid sequence MTFNALRPVASRIIDPLADLFIRYEVSPDTVSIVSLVCAFFAGLSFYYSPVYKELTLLASILVVFNSLFDALDGVIARKSNRATSRGDFLDHVIDRYSDVFIICSIFFAGYVSWQIGVAAIVGVLLTSYLGTQAQALNLGRYYGGIMGRADRLVVIILAAFANSVYPASIVGFTILGWAVILIAVTSHITAIQRIIYIWNRLD is encoded by the coding sequence ATGACGTTTAATGCCCTGAGACCCGTTGCTTCGAGAATTATTGACCCGCTGGCAGATCTTTTTATAAGATATGAGGTCTCACCTGATACGGTTTCCATAGTTTCTCTGGTCTGTGCTTTCTTTGCGGGGCTCAGTTTTTATTATTCTCCTGTATATAAAGAACTTACCCTATTAGCAAGTATCCTGGTAGTGTTTAACTCGCTTTTTGATGCACTTGATGGGGTAATAGCACGCAAATCCAACAGGGCAACATCGAGGGGTGATTTCCTCGACCATGTAATCGACCGCTATTCGGACGTTTTTATTATCTGCAGCATTTTTTTTGCAGGTTATGTGTCCTGGCAGATAGGGGTTGCGGCAATTGTGGGCGTGCTTCTTACGAGTTATCTCGGGACTCAGGCTCAGGCACTCAATCTGGGAAGGTATTACGGCGGGATTATGGGTAGAGCTGACCGTCTTGTAGTCATAATTCTTGCCGCTTTTGCCAATTCGGTTTATCCGGCTTCGATTGTAGGTTTTACCATCCTGGGCTGGGCTGTTATCCTGATTGCTGTGACCAGCCATATTACTGCAATTCAGCGGATTATCTATATCTGGAATAGGCTGGACTGA
- a CDS encoding archease → MPSQGKKYEYLEHTADIKFLAYGNTLEEVFENAALAMFNVIIDTGKVSGETARDVYLKSPDLESLLVDWLSELLYLFEVDEVVFWKFRVEEIRAEEGECSIKARASGEKYYPESHPFETEIKAVTYNQLELKKTAEGWKAQIVVDI, encoded by the coding sequence ATGCCGTCTCAAGGAAAAAAGTATGAGTATCTGGAACACACTGCAGACATAAAGTTCCTGGCTTATGGAAATACTCTGGAAGAGGTATTTGAAAATGCAGCTCTTGCGATGTTCAATGTTATTATTGATACCGGGAAGGTTTCTGGAGAGACGGCAAGAGACGTTTACCTTAAGTCCCCTGACCTGGAATCTCTACTTGTGGACTGGCTTTCTGAGCTTTTATATCTTTTTGAGGTCGATGAGGTTGTTTTCTGGAAGTTTCGGGTAGAAGAAATCAGAGCAGAAGAAGGGGAATGCTCAATAAAAGCCCGGGCATCGGGTGAAAAATACTATCCTGAAAGTCATCCCTTTGAAACTGAAATTAAGGCGGTCACTTATAATCAGCTGGAACTCAAGAAGACTGCCGAAGGCTGGAAGGCTCAGATCGTTGTTGATATTTGA
- a CDS encoding RtcB family protein, whose amino-acid sequence MVENEDIGTEELSVESVPRDIKHMVLKLSDYSWEIPKGHIPNMKVPGRLFVSENLLGGIEPDTIDQIANVATLPGIQKYSMAMPDAHLGYGFAIGGVAAFDAEEGVISPGGVGFDINCGVRLIRTNLQKEDVVPEIKRLTDELFNNVPSGVGSKSRFRASDRELDNAFLEGAKWAVEAGYGVEADVEHCEGNGYLEGADTSHVSTKARNRGKPQIGTLGSGNHFLEVQYVDKIYDREVASAFGLEEGQVTVMIHCGSRGAGHQICTDHLKELSQAVKKYGIEIPDKQLACAPAQSREAQNYFKAMLCAANYAWANRQMITHWTRESFEKVFGRDADDLGMSLLYDVAHNVAKLEEHNIDGRKKEVYVHRKGATRAFPSGHPEVPAAYRDVGQPVLIPGSMGTPSFILCGAKEAMDVSFGSACHGAGRIMSRAHAKQEFHGQSIKENLEAQGITVRATHPSVIAEEAPGVYKSSSEVVNVVHELGIARKIARVIPLGVAKG is encoded by the coding sequence ATGGTAGAAAATGAAGATATCGGTACTGAGGAATTGAGTGTGGAAAGTGTGCCCCGAGACATAAAACACATGGTTCTGAAGCTTTCCGATTATAGCTGGGAAATTCCGAAAGGGCATATTCCTAATATGAAGGTTCCAGGGCGCCTGTTTGTATCTGAAAATTTGCTTGGAGGCATTGAGCCCGATACTATCGACCAGATCGCAAACGTAGCAACTCTTCCTGGCATTCAGAAATATTCCATGGCAATGCCTGATGCCCACCTTGGTTATGGTTTTGCTATAGGGGGCGTTGCAGCTTTTGATGCAGAGGAAGGAGTTATCAGCCCCGGTGGAGTGGGTTTTGATATCAATTGCGGGGTGCGGCTAATCCGCACAAATCTTCAAAAGGAAGATGTAGTTCCTGAAATAAAAAGGCTGACTGATGAGCTGTTTAATAACGTGCCTTCAGGTGTCGGATCCAAAAGCCGGTTCAGGGCTTCTGACCGGGAACTGGACAATGCATTTCTTGAGGGTGCAAAGTGGGCAGTAGAAGCCGGGTATGGTGTGGAAGCGGATGTGGAACACTGTGAAGGGAATGGCTACCTGGAAGGTGCAGATACTTCTCATGTGAGCACAAAGGCAAGGAACCGTGGAAAACCTCAAATAGGAACTCTCGGTAGCGGTAACCATTTTCTTGAAGTCCAGTATGTGGACAAGATTTATGACAGGGAAGTGGCTTCGGCCTTCGGGCTTGAAGAAGGCCAGGTTACGGTAATGATCCACTGCGGGTCAAGAGGCGCAGGGCATCAGATCTGCACTGATCATCTAAAAGAACTCTCTCAGGCTGTTAAGAAGTATGGGATTGAAATTCCGGATAAGCAGCTTGCCTGTGCTCCGGCTCAGTCAAGGGAAGCCCAGAACTATTTCAAAGCCATGCTCTGTGCTGCAAACTATGCCTGGGCAAACAGGCAGATGATCACTCACTGGACACGCGAATCGTTTGAAAAGGTATTTGGCAGAGATGCCGATGATTTGGGAATGAGCCTCCTGTATGACGTTGCGCATAATGTAGCAAAACTTGAAGAACATAACATTGACGGCAGGAAAAAAGAGGTTTACGTGCATAGAAAGGGGGCAACAAGAGCATTTCCCTCCGGGCACCCTGAAGTTCCGGCTGCATACAGGGACGTGGGACAGCCGGTTTTAATTCCTGGGAGCATGGGAACACCTTCTTTTATACTCTGTGGTGCAAAAGAGGCTATGGATGTCTCTTTCGGCAGTGCCTGCCATGGAGCCGGGAGGATTATGAGCAGAGCACATGCAAAGCAAGAGTTCCACGGGCAAAGCATAAAAGAGAACCTTGAAGCCCAAGGAATCACTGTAAGGGCAACTCACCCTTCCGTAATTGCAGAAGAAGCTCCTGGCGTGTACAAGTCAAGCAGTGAGGTAGTAAATGTCGTGCACGAACTTGGCATTGCCCGCAAGATTGCAAGAGTTATTCCGCTTGGGGTTGCAAAAGGTTAA
- the mtrH gene encoding tetrahydromethanopterin S-methyltransferase subunit H produces the protein MFKFDRKQEVYEVGGVKFGGQPGEYPTVLVSTMFYARHKIVTDEDKGLFDKAAAETLWNTQVSMSDATGNPYVNQIVGETPEAIKNYIDWFVGIDDRTPFLIDSSAGDVRAFAAKYCTEIGVANRAIHNSINASIEQDEMDVLAESDVEAAIVLAFNATDPTVKGKMDILEIGGSGQTKGMLQVAEECGIKIPLVDVAAMPLGAGSGATIRSIPTIKGKLGLPVGGGYHNMASAWDWLRKFKKTQPDPKAIYMPTDIGTNLVAQIAGSDFLLYGPIENVNQIFPAVAMVDIMLGETAKELGVEIADLENHPVTKLT, from the coding sequence ATGTTCAAGTTTGACAGGAAACAGGAAGTTTACGAAGTAGGTGGAGTTAAGTTCGGTGGACAGCCGGGCGAATACCCAACCGTGTTAGTCAGTACCATGTTCTATGCAAGGCACAAGATCGTGACCGATGAGGACAAAGGTCTCTTTGACAAAGCCGCTGCAGAAACTCTGTGGAACACACAGGTGTCAATGAGCGACGCCACAGGAAACCCCTATGTAAACCAGATTGTGGGTGAAACCCCCGAAGCAATCAAGAACTACATCGACTGGTTCGTTGGGATCGATGACAGGACCCCATTCCTGATCGACTCCTCAGCCGGAGATGTGCGTGCATTTGCAGCCAAGTACTGTACTGAAATCGGAGTTGCAAACAGGGCAATCCACAACTCCATCAACGCAAGTATCGAACAGGATGAAATGGACGTGCTCGCAGAGAGCGATGTGGAAGCCGCAATAGTTCTGGCTTTCAACGCAACTGACCCAACCGTAAAAGGAAAGATGGACATCCTTGAAATCGGTGGTTCAGGACAGACAAAGGGTATGCTCCAGGTCGCCGAGGAATGCGGAATCAAGATTCCCCTTGTCGACGTTGCTGCAATGCCCCTTGGCGCTGGCTCAGGCGCAACAATCCGCTCAATCCCCACCATTAAGGGCAAGCTCGGCCTGCCTGTCGGCGGTGGATACCACAACATGGCTTCTGCCTGGGACTGGCTCCGGAAATTCAAGAAAACCCAGCCTGACCCCAAGGCAATCTACATGCCTACAGACATTGGTACCAACCTCGTAGCCCAGATTGCAGGTTCTGACTTCCTGCTCTACGGCCCTATCGAGAACGTCAACCAGATTTTCCCTGCTGTCGCCATGGTAGACATCATGCTCGGCGAAACCGCAAAGGAACTTGGCGTCGAGATAGCAGACCTGGAAAACCACCCGGTCACCAAACTGACGTAA
- the mtrG gene encoding tetrahydromethanopterin S-methyltransferase subunit MtrG: protein MEGKAPAAFVDPAEFNEVMKRLEKIDEKVEFVNSEVAQRIGKKVGRDIGILYGAVIGLLLFLIYVSVSSMFTI, encoded by the coding sequence ATGGAAGGAAAAGCACCAGCAGCGTTTGTAGATCCAGCCGAGTTTAACGAAGTAATGAAAAGGCTCGAAAAGATCGATGAAAAGGTTGAGTTCGTCAACAGTGAAGTTGCACAGAGAATCGGAAAGAAGGTAGGAAGAGATATCGGAATTCTGTACGGCGCAGTGATAGGACTGCTTCTCTTCCTGATCTATGTCTCGGTATCATCAATGTTCACAATATAA
- a CDS encoding tetrahydromethanopterin S-methyltransferase subunit F → MRMAEEYGKGVPMVLNPQMGAIDATVESIRYRAQLISRNQKLDSGIMSTGMIGFAAGFLFSLLMVIILPLMAGL, encoded by the coding sequence ATGAGAATGGCAGAAGAATACGGAAAAGGAGTCCCAATGGTGCTCAACCCTCAGATGGGCGCAATTGACGCTACTGTTGAGAGCATTCGGTACAGAGCACAGCTGATTTCGAGGAACCAGAAGCTGGATTCAGGAATAATGTCCACTGGAATGATTGGCTTTGCAGCAGGCTTCCTCTTTTCACTGCTGATGGTGATTATACTCCCGTTAATGGCCGGTCTCTAA
- the mtrA gene encoding tetrahydromethanopterin S-methyltransferase subunit A gives MVDKREPAPGWPILKGEYEVGDVKGCVAVITCASHLPGKPILDAGAAITGSCKTENLGIEKVVADIIANPNIRFLVVTGAEVKGHVTGQAMLAIHENGVKDHRIIGAVGAIPYVENLNDEVIDRFQQQVQTVNLLDTEDMGAITAKVRELVSKDPGAFDAEPMVVVISEEGEEEEEGGVVRPVSGEIAVIRNRLKGIEARMLDIGNLNKFHSGIHAGKVEGAMIGLTVTISLLGMLLLGR, from the coding sequence ATGGTAGATAAAAGAGAACCAGCACCTGGATGGCCCATCCTGAAAGGAGAGTATGAAGTAGGCGATGTAAAGGGCTGTGTTGCAGTCATTACCTGTGCTTCACACCTCCCCGGAAAGCCTATTCTCGATGCTGGAGCAGCAATCACGGGGTCCTGTAAAACAGAAAACCTGGGTATAGAGAAGGTCGTTGCCGACATAATTGCAAACCCCAATATCAGGTTCCTGGTTGTAACAGGAGCTGAAGTCAAAGGGCACGTTACAGGACAGGCAATGCTTGCTATCCATGAAAATGGTGTAAAAGACCACAGAATTATAGGTGCGGTCGGCGCTATCCCTTATGTAGAAAACCTGAACGACGAGGTAATTGACCGCTTCCAGCAGCAGGTCCAGACCGTAAACCTGCTGGACACAGAAGACATGGGTGCAATCACAGCCAAAGTAAGGGAACTTGTATCAAAGGACCCTGGTGCTTTTGATGCAGAACCAATGGTCGTGGTAATCAGCGAAGAGGGAGAAGAAGAAGAAGAGGGCGGAGTCGTCAGACCGGTTTCCGGTGAGATTGCAGTCATCCGCAACAGGCTGAAAGGCATTGAAGCCCGGATGCTTGACATAGGAAACTTGAATAAGTTCCACTCAGGGATTCATGCAGGAAAGGTTGAAGGTGCCATGATCGGGTTGACAGTAACCATATCCCTGCTTGGGATGTTACTGCTCGGGAGGTAA
- a CDS encoding tetrahydromethanopterin S-methyltransferase subunit B — translation MSMIRIAPEVHLVMDPETAIVAEERADSILYSMDPVFERMDKLDGIADDLLNSLSPSKPLLNSWPGRENTSYMAGIYGNSFYGIVVGLAFSGLLALVIFIQRLIEGGM, via the coding sequence ATGAGCATGATTCGCATAGCCCCCGAAGTACATCTTGTCATGGACCCTGAAACTGCAATTGTAGCAGAAGAAAGGGCGGACTCGATCCTCTATTCCATGGACCCTGTCTTTGAGAGGATGGACAAACTTGATGGGATTGCAGATGATCTGTTGAACTCACTTTCACCCAGCAAACCACTCCTTAACTCATGGCCCGGCCGTGAGAACACCTCCTATATGGCAGGAATTTATGGGAACTCTTTCTACGGAATCGTAGTAGGTCTTGCCTTCAGCGGACTGCTTGCCCTGGTCATATTCATACAGAGACTGATCGAGGGAGGTATGTAA
- the mtrC gene encoding tetrahydromethanopterin S-methyltransferase subunit MtrC produces the protein MSAGGSGGEAPAAYPPQTIMAIGAIGGLAGIYLGHFLPPVFSFFGGLGAICAILWGADAVRRVASYGLGTGVPSIGMISLGMGIVAALFGLSVGGIAGPIVSFIAAAVIGAVIGVLANKVIGMGIPIMEQAMVEIAGAGTLAIIGLSVVIAGEFTYSAVIENVVANGYIALIFIIGGMGILHPFNANLGPDEKQDRTLSVAVEKAAIALVITGFASSLHEGLMAAGLNIAVGLAIWAFAFMKYYGFVKRDAHSVVGTGLLPSAEELE, from the coding sequence ATGTCTGCAGGTGGATCAGGAGGAGAAGCCCCAGCCGCGTATCCTCCACAAACAATAATGGCTATAGGTGCAATTGGCGGCCTTGCAGGGATTTATCTGGGTCACTTCCTGCCTCCAGTGTTTTCCTTCTTTGGAGGTCTTGGAGCAATCTGCGCCATTTTATGGGGTGCTGATGCGGTTCGCCGTGTAGCAAGCTACGGGCTTGGTACCGGGGTTCCATCCATTGGTATGATCTCCCTTGGTATGGGTATTGTAGCTGCCCTGTTCGGACTTTCCGTAGGAGGTATTGCAGGACCTATAGTATCCTTCATTGCCGCAGCGGTAATAGGTGCCGTAATTGGTGTCCTCGCAAACAAAGTAATAGGAATGGGAATTCCTATAATGGAACAGGCGATGGTGGAAATTGCAGGTGCGGGAACTCTGGCGATTATCGGATTAAGCGTTGTCATTGCAGGAGAATTCACATACAGCGCAGTTATTGAAAACGTAGTCGCCAATGGATACATTGCACTGATCTTTATCATAGGCGGTATGGGAATCCTTCACCCCTTCAATGCTAACCTCGGTCCTGATGAGAAACAGGACAGAACTCTATCTGTAGCTGTTGAAAAGGCAGCCATCGCATTGGTAATTACAGGTTTTGCGTCTTCACTCCATGAAGGATTGATGGCAGCAGGATTAAACATCGCTGTAGGACTTGCGATATGGGCTTTTGCCTTTATGAAGTACTATGGGTTTGTCAAGAGAGATGCACATTCGGTTGTTGGAACCGGGCTGCTGCCAAGCGCGGAGGAATTAGAATGA
- the mtrD gene encoding tetrahydromethanopterin S-methyltransferase subunit D, with protein MIDALMANILWMVFIVVGGVLISWSVHFVPVGGAPAAMAQATGIGTGTVQLAAGAGLTGLVSAGFMMNVTKDLPLILASGAVGAMIMISVTMIVGTWVYVYGVGCVPSSAKVKVDPITKYRQDLYVSQGTEGHGLPTVSYVSGVIGGLLGGIGGALIYYSLIEVGITAGLAASANSSVTGNELVGIAAMFAIGIFFVNAVIPSYNIGGTIEGFHDPKWKKWPKAVISSFVATIFCAVVAVIAISQLGGI; from the coding sequence ATGATTGACGCTCTCATGGCTAACATCCTATGGATGGTATTCATTGTAGTTGGTGGCGTCCTGATTTCCTGGAGTGTCCACTTCGTGCCTGTGGGCGGCGCACCTGCAGCTATGGCTCAAGCAACTGGTATCGGTACAGGTACCGTGCAGCTGGCAGCAGGGGCAGGACTGACAGGACTTGTCAGTGCAGGGTTCATGATGAACGTGACAAAGGATCTACCCCTAATTCTTGCCTCAGGTGCGGTAGGGGCGATGATCATGATCTCTGTAACCATGATTGTCGGAACCTGGGTCTACGTCTATGGTGTAGGCTGTGTGCCTTCCTCAGCAAAAGTAAAAGTCGACCCTATTACAAAATACAGACAGGACCTGTATGTATCCCAGGGTACTGAGGGACACGGACTTCCAACAGTTTCTTACGTCAGCGGTGTAATTGGCGGCTTACTTGGTGGAATCGGCGGAGCCCTCATATACTATTCTCTTATAGAAGTGGGCATTACTGCAGGTCTCGCTGCAAGCGCAAACTCTTCGGTTACAGGAAATGAACTTGTAGGAATTGCTGCAATGTTCGCAATAGGTATCTTCTTCGTGAACGCCGTGATTCCCTCCTATAACATTGGAGGTACAATCGAAGGGTTCCACGATCCTAAGTGGAAGAAGTGGCCAAAAGCGGTAATATCTTCCTTTGTAGCAACAATATTCTGTGCCGTTGTGGCAGTAATCGCAATTTCACAGCTCGGAGGTATCTAA